One Candidatus Spechtbacteria bacterium DNA window includes the following coding sequences:
- a CDS encoding FAD-dependent oxidoreductase encodes MIYDLIIIGGGPAGSAAAIYAARKRIKTLLIAQVFGGQSVVSSDIQNFVGIPSVSGIEMAKRLEEHVKTYADEVLEIKDGYTATKVKKTDGTFSVEVDDGAAYGARAVLVCSGSRRRKLAVKGAEELDNKGISYCASCDAPLFKGQDVVVVGGGNAGFEAAQQLLAYATSVTLLEYSDSFKADPVTVNRVLADPKMKAIVDAQATEVKGDGMVSAIAYKDGKTGDEHELKVGGVFVEIGALPNSELVKEVVAISEHGEVVVDHKTQRTSQEGIWAAGDVSDVLYKQNNISMGDGVKALEDIYLWLQKTK; translated from the coding sequence ATGATATACGACCTAATAATTATCGGTGGCGGGCCGGCCGGAAGCGCGGCGGCAATTTACGCGGCTCGCAAAAGAATTAAAACTTTGCTTATTGCGCAGGTATTTGGTGGGCAGTCCGTCGTGTCTTCGGATATTCAGAATTTTGTTGGTATTCCCTCAGTGTCGGGTATTGAAATGGCAAAGCGTTTGGAGGAGCATGTGAAAACTTATGCCGATGAAGTTCTTGAAATTAAAGATGGCTATACAGCTACAAAAGTAAAAAAAACAGACGGAACTTTTTCCGTTGAGGTAGACGATGGCGCGGCGTATGGCGCGCGCGCGGTGCTGGTGTGCTCTGGCAGCAGGCGGCGCAAACTCGCGGTTAAGGGCGCCGAAGAACTTGATAATAAAGGTATATCTTATTGCGCTTCATGCGACGCACCTCTCTTTAAAGGGCAGGACGTGGTGGTTGTTGGTGGTGGTAATGCCGGCTTTGAAGCGGCGCAACAACTACTGGCTTACGCGACATCAGTAACGCTTTTGGAGTATTCCGACTCATTCAAGGCAGACCCGGTAACAGTTAATCGCGTGCTGGCGGATCCGAAAATGAAGGCAATAGTTGATGCGCAGGCAACGGAAGTGAAGGGCGACGGCATGGTTTCCGCTATCGCTTACAAGGACGGGAAGACGGGAGATGAGCACGAACTAAAAGTTGGCGGCGTGTTTGTGGAAATTGGCGCGCTTCCAAACAGCGAATTAGTAAAAGAAGTGGTTGCTATTAGCGAACACGGTGAGGTTGTAGTTGATCATAAAACACAGCGCACGTCACAAGAGGGTATATGGGCGGCGGGAGATGTAAGCGATGTGCTCTATAAACAAAACAACATCTCCATGGGAGACGGCGTAAAAGCCTTGGAAGATATTTATTTGTGGTTACAAAAAACTAAATAG
- a CDS encoding MFS transporter: MFPFNRVIKTLILTDLVIFTGWGFIAPIFAVFIVRSISAGDLHVAGIAVGIGLIVRSAAQVPIGRFLDINNGEKDDFWFMVVGMGIVSFVPLGYLLAAEAWHIYVLQALYGLGMAMYSPPWGGIFMRHMNKGKEAEVWGIESSALGMGAGVAGMAGGFLAEAFGFKALFIVASTMNFVGVAGYFYIRESIAPKEGQTVAFPKH, from the coding sequence ATGTTTCCATTTAATAGAGTCATCAAAACATTAATACTAACAGATTTGGTAATTTTCACTGGCTGGGGTTTTATTGCTCCTATTTTTGCAGTGTTTATCGTGCGGTCAATTAGCGCGGGAGATTTACACGTCGCGGGTATTGCAGTTGGCATTGGGCTTATCGTGCGTTCAGCAGCTCAAGTGCCTATCGGGAGATTCTTAGATATCAATAATGGAGAAAAGGATGATTTTTGGTTTATGGTTGTTGGAATGGGAATTGTGAGTTTCGTGCCGCTTGGTTATCTACTTGCAGCTGAAGCGTGGCATATTTATGTACTGCAAGCATTGTATGGTTTGGGCATGGCGATGTATTCTCCTCCGTGGGGTGGTATTTTTATGAGGCATATGAATAAGGGCAAAGAAGCTGAGGTGTGGGGGATTGAAAGTTCCGCGCTTGGAATGGGCGCTGGAGTTGCCGGCATGGCGGGAGGGTTTTTGGCGGAAGCATTTGGTTTTAAAGCGTTGTTTATAGTAGCTTCCACTATGAACTTTGTCGGTGTAGCGGGATATTTTTATATTCGTGAATCCATAGCCCCGAAAGAAGGGCAGACGGTGGCGTTCCCGAAACATTAA
- a CDS encoding L,D-transpeptidase: MRWSRLNKKEQFLAIVIWCQLWLIAGAIIWAWRLYPAQAELVLSKLNVPVLSESNALQTSAQDNKIEAQLDQSTIPVIDTEPVALPDIQQGRIFRRLAGKWATLSAPEYTQGKYIDVDLSQQVMVMYKDGRVFAAFEISSGKKGYATPKGEFKILSKQKNHWSATYGLWMPYSLNFSGAYYIHELPYWPNGYREGEDHLGRPVSHGCIRLGVGAAKEIYDYAEVGTAVYIH; this comes from the coding sequence ATGCGATGGTCGCGACTAAATAAAAAGGAACAATTTCTAGCTATTGTTATTTGGTGCCAGTTATGGCTGATTGCTGGCGCGATAATCTGGGCTTGGAGGTTATATCCCGCGCAAGCAGAGCTTGTACTGAGCAAGTTGAATGTACCTGTGCTGAGCGAGTCGAATGCACTTCAAACATCTGCGCAGGATAATAAAATTGAAGCTCAATTAGATCAGTCAACGATTCCTGTAATAGATACGGAACCCGTGGCTTTACCGGATATTCAGCAAGGCAGAATATTTCGTAGGTTGGCCGGAAAATGGGCTACGCTTAGCGCGCCAGAATATACGCAAGGAAAATACATTGATGTCGATCTTTCGCAGCAGGTTATGGTAATGTATAAAGATGGAAGAGTATTCGCGGCTTTTGAAATTTCAAGTGGCAAAAAGGGCTACGCGACACCAAAGGGGGAGTTTAAGATTTTAAGCAAACAGAAGAATCATTGGTCAGCAACATACGGCTTGTGGATGCCATATAGCTTAAACTTTAGCGGCGCGTACTATATTCATGAATTGCCATATTGGCCAAACGGATATCGCGAAGGCGAAGATCATCTGGGGCGGCCAGTATCCCACGGCTGTATTCGTCTTGGCGTAGGAGCGGCGAAAGAAATATATGATTACGCGGAAGTAGGGACGGCGGTGTATATTCATTAA
- a CDS encoding flippase-like domain-containing protein encodes MKSSIIFIALAILGGMLMYGVINHLGIQNVIAAFYVFPWWSIVPIIALTCVAYTINMWRWKRILDRQGMKLPFKHLFGIGYAGQAVTYITHVTYFGGGEPVRAMLLKEHFSIPMRKGVSSIAIDKIAELTMTILFIFAAIIVFVYQAGLPQLNKSLTIGILIFAFLAAAIGILFLLGFHGTRIVGPVLRQLGLENSAGGQFLQDVEHDVVGFYNVRNPGLWEALALSFIKNGVELVRNILAIFMLGKGLQVGAGVVAFAFFFLGYSIPVPAALGTQEAGHAFAFSLLGLSAETGAAFSLIVRIGDVIVALVGIVYLIRWSADIVTFRIMKMLFPNRDKK; translated from the coding sequence ATGAAAAGCTCTATCATTTTTATAGCCTTGGCGATATTGGGCGGCATGCTAATGTATGGCGTTATTAACCATCTTGGCATACAAAATGTAATTGCCGCGTTCTATGTATTCCCTTGGTGGAGTATCGTGCCTATCATAGCCCTTACTTGCGTAGCTTATACAATAAACATGTGGCGGTGGAAGCGTATCCTGGATAGACAGGGAATGAAACTGCCGTTCAAACATCTTTTCGGGATAGGATACGCAGGTCAAGCCGTTACATATATTACGCATGTGACATATTTTGGCGGCGGTGAACCCGTGCGCGCTATGTTGTTGAAAGAGCATTTTTCAATACCTATGCGCAAGGGAGTGAGTTCAATCGCGATTGATAAAATCGCTGAACTTACAATGACTATTTTATTCATCTTTGCTGCTATTATAGTTTTTGTTTATCAGGCTGGATTGCCGCAACTTAATAAATCATTAACTATTGGAATATTGATATTTGCTTTTTTAGCAGCGGCAATCGGTATTTTGTTCCTGTTAGGATTTCATGGTACTAGAATCGTTGGGCCTGTACTTCGCCAGTTAGGCCTTGAAAATTCCGCTGGAGGGCAATTTTTACAAGATGTTGAACACGATGTTGTGGGCTTCTATAACGTAAGAAACCCTGGGCTATGGGAAGCGCTAGCACTTTCTTTTATTAAGAATGGAGTTGAGCTGGTGCGTAATATACTTGCTATATTTATGCTCGGCAAGGGTTTGCAAGTTGGCGCTGGAGTTGTTGCGTTTGCTTTTTTCTTTTTGGGCTATTCCATTCCGGTGCCAGCGGCGCTTGGTACGCAAGAGGCGGGGCACGCGTTTGCATTTAGCTTGCTCGGTCTTAGCGCTGAAACCGGCGCGGCATTTAGCTTGATAGTGCGCATAGGGGACGTGATCGTGGCGCTAGTGGGCATCGTCTACTTAATTCGCTGGAGCGCTGATATTGTTACATTTCGTATAATGAAAATGTTATTTCCAAATAGAGATAAAAAATAA
- a CDS encoding DNA helicase UvrD produces MHIVGDFHIHSRYSRATSKNMNVVDLDFWARKKGVTVLGTGDFTHHKWLEELEENLEPAEEGLYKLKGASSFASSLSLRATEDKLGTRFVLTSEISAIYSKGGKVRKVHTLLFAPSFEVVKKINGELRKIGNLHSDGRPILGIDVKELAKIAFDASPDCMVIPAHAWTPWFSVFGSKSGFDTLEECFEELTPYIYAIETGLSSDPAMNWRLSQLDSIALISNSDCHSSPKIAREANVFETELSYNGIMDAIRKKDRTRFLYTIEFFPEEGKYHYDGHRDCNVSMHPSERLARKTNACPVCGRPLIVGVLSRVEELADRPEGFVPKDSIPFKNLIPLQEIIGDVWSVGAQSKRVQKEYEKLLTELGGELTILLQTPENELKEATTLEVAEGISRVREGKVWIDPGYDGVYGKIHIFKEGEEPKPQKALF; encoded by the coding sequence ATGCATATCGTCGGCGACTTCCATATTCATTCTCGTTATTCTCGGGCAACTTCAAAAAATATGAATGTTGTTGACCTTGATTTTTGGGCGCGGAAAAAAGGCGTGACTGTGCTTGGAACGGGTGACTTTACACATCACAAATGGCTGGAGGAATTGGAGGAAAATCTGGAACCGGCGGAGGAAGGGCTGTATAAGTTGAAGGGCGCATCCTCCTTCGCATCTTCGCTATCGCTACGAGCTACGGAGGATAAATTAGGCACTCGTTTTGTTTTGACATCAGAAATCAGTGCGATTTATTCCAAAGGCGGGAAGGTGCGTAAGGTGCACACACTTCTATTCGCGCCTTCATTCGAAGTAGTAAAAAAAATAAACGGCGAACTGCGAAAAATCGGCAACCTTCATTCAGACGGACGGCCGATTCTTGGCATTGATGTAAAGGAACTTGCTAAAATTGCGTTTGACGCTTCGCCCGACTGCATGGTTATTCCAGCACATGCGTGGACGCCATGGTTTTCTGTGTTCGGGTCCAAGTCCGGCTTTGATACTTTAGAAGAATGTTTTGAAGAATTAACACCGTACATTTACGCGATTGAAACGGGACTTTCTTCAGACCCCGCGATGAACTGGCGGCTGTCGCAGCTAGATTCTATTGCACTAATTTCTAATTCCGATTGTCATTCTTCGCCGAAGATCGCGCGCGAAGCAAACGTATTTGAAACAGAGCTATCGTACAACGGCATTATGGACGCGATTCGCAAAAAAGATCGTACGCGATTTTTATACACAATAGAGTTTTTCCCCGAGGAAGGAAAATATCATTACGACGGTCATAGGGATTGTAATGTAAGTATGCATCCATCGGAGCGCTTGGCGCGAAAAACAAATGCGTGTCCGGTATGCGGCAGGCCACTTATTGTCGGTGTGCTAAGTAGGGTAGAGGAGTTAGCGGACAGGCCGGAAGGATTTGTTCCAAAAGATTCTATACCGTTTAAGAATCTTATACCTTTGCAAGAAATAATTGGCGATGTGTGGAGCGTGGGCGCTCAAAGCAAGCGCGTGCAAAAGGAATACGAGAAACTACTAACTGAATTGGGGGGCGAATTGACAATCCTCTTACAGACACCAGAAAATGAATTAAAGGAAGCAACTACGCTGGAAGTCGCGGAGGGAATCTCGCGAGTGCGCGAAGGTAAAGTATGGATAGACCCGGGCTATGACGGCGTGTACGGCAAAATTCATATTTTTAAAGAAGGCGAAGAGCCAAAGCCGCAGAAGGCGCTATTTTGA
- a CDS encoding O-antigen ligase family protein: MPWQKLEAFLAALFIFSLPFETRIVLHATDPFNEWQSVFLYASDVLFVVLLAVGFLSHTQAKEMSSRALQQRGERSLAAARDDSRERWTPWKPGLNSVRKKLFILAVIFFIAVVISTLVGNNHLPGWYHVVKIAEGILLFYYIAVRMPLILPQKKIIWLLVSTGIAQSIIGFAQFAMQSSLGLRIFRESPLVIGDDRVAQIMVNGARMIRAYGTMPSPNVLAGFLSVALFFSFFLFLEYKGNKKIQALIAVCQFVLLCGLFVTFSRGVLLTFLVLSLVVFTYLLSNAQHGLSSRARRERSLGVTTPRDDIQIYNSYKRSLTFLAAIFIIQILFLTILLWPELSARAMAIEAGGEAAVGERYLFNVVGIEAIKQHPLWGVGLGNFTSYFRETFTYLKDSIYQPIHNIYLLIAAESGISAAIIFISFLGSLIGGLLRELWSVRHCKGVYPELVEGRQSRSDIIAKVFLFCTLLFVVLAGMYDHYFWTIQQTNLLFWLVAGLAAGFNVYKGSCSG; this comes from the coding sequence ATGCCGTGGCAAAAATTAGAAGCATTTCTCGCGGCTCTGTTCATTTTTTCTTTGCCGTTTGAGACTAGAATTGTTCTGCACGCAACCGACCCATTCAACGAATGGCAGTCGGTTTTTTTGTACGCAAGCGATGTGCTTTTCGTTGTCTTATTAGCTGTTGGGTTTTTATCACACACACAAGCAAAAGAAATGTCATCTCGAGCCCTGCAACAGCGGGGCGAGAGATCTCTCGCTGCTGCTCGAGATGACAGCCGTGAAAGGTGGACGCCGTGGAAGCCTGGCCTCAACAGTGTCAGAAAAAAACTATTCATTCTAGCTGTTATCTTTTTTATTGCCGTAGTGATATCTACCCTCGTAGGTAATAATCATCTACCAGGTTGGTATCACGTTGTAAAAATAGCCGAGGGGATTTTATTATTTTATTACATAGCCGTGCGAATGCCGCTAATCTTGCCGCAGAAAAAAATTATCTGGCTTCTGGTTAGTACTGGCATCGCTCAAAGCATAATTGGGTTTGCCCAATTTGCCATGCAATCGTCATTAGGATTAAGAATTTTTCGTGAAAGTCCGCTTGTGATAGGGGACGATAGAGTTGCGCAGATTATGGTCAACGGCGCGCGCATGATTCGCGCGTATGGCACCATGCCAAGCCCGAACGTGCTGGCGGGGTTTTTGAGCGTAGCGCTATTTTTTTCTTTCTTCTTGTTTTTGGAATACAAGGGCAATAAAAAGATACAGGCATTGATTGCGGTTTGCCAATTTGTCCTTTTATGCGGATTATTTGTAACATTTTCACGCGGTGTTTTGCTGACGTTTTTAGTACTGTCACTTGTAGTATTTACGTATTTATTGAGTAATGCGCAACATGGTCTGTCATCTCGAGCGCGGCGCGAGAGATCTCTCGGAGTTACTACTCCTCGAGATGACATTCAGATATATAATTCGTATAAAAGAAGCCTCACATTCCTAGCGGCAATTTTCATCATCCAGATTTTGTTTTTAACAATTCTCCTGTGGCCAGAATTAAGCGCGCGCGCCATGGCGATTGAAGCGGGGGGCGAGGCGGCAGTGGGAGAGCGTTATCTTTTCAATGTCGTTGGCATTGAAGCGATAAAACAGCATCCACTGTGGGGTGTCGGCCTTGGCAACTTCACATCATATTTCCGCGAGACGTTTACATATTTAAAAGATTCTATTTATCAGCCAATACACAACATTTATTTACTGATAGCTGCAGAGTCGGGGATATCGGCAGCAATTATTTTTATATCATTTTTGGGGTCGTTGATCGGCGGGTTGCTGCGCGAGCTGTGGTCAGTTCGTCATTGCAAAGGAGTTTATCCTGAGCTTGTCGAAGGGCGGCAATCTCGTTCGGACATCATTGCAAAAGTTTTTCTTTTTTGTACCCTGTTGTTTGTAGTCCTTGCGGGAATGTATGACCATTATTTCTGGACGATTCAACAAACAAACTTGCTCTTTTGGCTTGTGGCGGGGCTTGCGGCAGGGTTTAATGTTTATAAAGGCTCCTGCAGTGGATAA
- a CDS encoding LOG family protein, translating into MQYKICVSGAAETGHCAPEALEKSKEVGKEIIRHNGVLVTGATTGAPYWAAIGAKEEGGMSIGFSPAVSEKEHIKYYKLPVDNFDIIVYTGFNYAGRNLILTRAADAVIFVCGRMGTFNEFSIAFEDNKPIGVLLGTGGVADMLQDIVSKMHRGPGKIVYDSDPKRLIEQVLELVRTEKLVEVPTVRAEGEKTKKIDNMGKE; encoded by the coding sequence ATGCAATACAAAATTTGTGTTTCAGGCGCCGCGGAAACCGGCCACTGCGCTCCAGAGGCTTTAGAGAAATCAAAAGAAGTAGGTAAGGAGATTATTCGCCATAACGGAGTGCTGGTTACTGGCGCTACAACCGGCGCGCCCTACTGGGCGGCAATTGGCGCAAAAGAAGAGGGAGGAATGTCTATTGGATTTTCTCCAGCGGTATCAGAGAAAGAACATATAAAATATTACAAACTTCCAGTAGATAATTTTGATATCATAGTGTATACGGGGTTTAATTATGCCGGTAGAAACTTAATTCTTACTCGCGCGGCCGATGCCGTAATATTCGTATGCGGACGTATGGGCACATTCAACGAATTTTCAATTGCTTTTGAAGATAATAAACCAATAGGCGTTTTGCTTGGGACTGGAGGTGTGGCAGATATGCTGCAGGATATAGTGTCTAAAATGCATCGCGGTCCGGGAAAAATTGTATACGACTCTGACCCCAAGCGCCTCATCGAGCAGGTGCTGGAATTAGTTAGGACAGAAAAACTGGTTGAAGTTCCGACCGTACGAGCGGAGGGAGAAAAAACCAAAAAGATAGATAATATGGGAAAAGAATAG
- a CDS encoding MBL fold metallo-hydrolase: MTTLTFYGGARSVTGSNYLIETEKTKIVIDCGLIQGGKHAEDQNTLPFAYDPKQVTVVLITHAHIDHTGRLPKLFKDGFRGEVISTNPTKDLIKIMLEDSQDLLEAEARRENSIPLYSKEDVQDVVEHCRGVDYNEEFLINNDIRVRFRDAGHILGSAIIEVWVKNEKGEEKKIAFSGDLGNPSAVLIRPTENIEGVDYAIIESAYGNRRHEEAGERKNMLEDTIEDTITKGGVLMIPSFAVERTQELLYELNLLIENHRIPSVPIFIDSPMAIDALKIYAKYPQYYNQEAMHLIAKGDKLFDFPRLQFTYTSDESKKINEVLAPKIIIAGSGMSTGGRILHHEIRYLSDPNSTLLIIGYQVAGSLGRRLLDGADEVKILGQDVTVRARIKAIGGYSAHADQDGLYSWINEMNKMGHLNKVFVVQGEEAAALALSQLLRDNLGVDAVAPTAGESFVI, from the coding sequence ATGACAACACTTACTTTTTACGGCGGGGCGCGAAGCGTCACCGGTTCAAATTATCTCATAGAAACAGAAAAGACAAAGATTGTTATTGATTGCGGGCTTATTCAAGGAGGCAAGCACGCGGAAGACCAAAACACCTTGCCTTTTGCTTATGACCCGAAGCAAGTTACTGTGGTTTTAATAACTCACGCGCACATCGACCACACCGGTCGTTTGCCAAAACTATTCAAAGACGGCTTCCGGGGCGAAGTGATTTCCACAAATCCCACCAAAGATTTAATTAAAATCATGCTGGAGGATAGTCAGGATTTATTAGAGGCAGAGGCTAGGCGAGAAAATTCAATTCCGTTATATAGCAAAGAAGACGTGCAGGACGTGGTGGAGCATTGCAGGGGAGTGGACTATAACGAGGAGTTTTTAATAAACAATGATATTCGAGTTAGATTTCGTGACGCAGGCCATATATTAGGATCTGCGATTATCGAGGTATGGGTGAAGAATGAAAAAGGGGAGGAGAAGAAAATTGCATTCTCGGGCGATTTGGGAAATCCTTCCGCGGTTCTAATTAGGCCAACGGAAAACATTGAGGGTGTTGATTATGCTATTATTGAATCAGCCTATGGTAATAGGCGCCACGAGGAAGCGGGGGAAAGAAAGAATATGCTGGAGGACACAATAGAAGACACAATCACTAAAGGAGGGGTGTTGATGATTCCATCGTTTGCGGTCGAGCGCACGCAAGAGCTTCTCTATGAGCTTAATTTGCTTATTGAAAACCATCGTATTCCCTCAGTGCCAATATTTATTGACAGTCCAATGGCAATCGACGCGCTTAAGATTTACGCAAAATATCCGCAATACTACAATCAAGAAGCAATGCATCTTATTGCGAAAGGAGACAAGCTTTTTGATTTTCCTCGTCTTCAATTTACATATACTAGCGATGAGTCAAAAAAGATAAATGAAGTCCTAGCGCCCAAAATTATTATTGCGGGTTCCGGTATGTCGACTGGTGGCAGGATACTGCATCATGAGATTAGATATCTCTCCGATCCAAACAGTACGTTGCTAATCATTGGATATCAGGTTGCCGGTTCTCTCGGAAGAAGGCTGCTGGATGGCGCGGATGAAGTAAAAATTCTTGGTCAAGACGTAACCGTGCGCGCTCGTATTAAGGCAATCGGCGGATATTCTGCTCATGCAGATCAGGATGGCCTTTACTCTTGGATTAATGAAATGAACAAAATGGGTCACCTGAACAAAGTGTTTGTGGTGCAGGGAGAAGAAGCGGCGGCCTTGGCTTTGTCGCAATTATTGCGCGATAATCTAGGCGTTGACGCGGTCGCGCCAACCGCGGGAGAATCATTTGTTATATAA
- a CDS encoding HAD family hydrolase: MDCQKILWIFDLDDTLFWNERCFSRAFIAFYKYLESEVIRHRALPFAGRIARQVETISQAMLEEVNPQTGEIYGVTIERFPTALTRCYEQLCHQFRMQYDESVARCVYNIGMRAFEPRYYRRLGLAPGAEATLNALQEYGDALTLLTRGDPRCQAEKILALQLNRWFGRNAIYIKMKKTPDVFNEISAQFSTHIVVSVGNAYKWDVVPALEANCFGIYIPGETWAGEEYDGPLAQTEKLFVVDEISDVVGTREIILARANN, from the coding sequence TTGGATTGTCAAAAAATTCTATGGATTTTTGATCTTGATGATACCCTATTTTGGAATGAACGATGTTTCAGCCGCGCCTTTATTGCTTTTTATAAATATCTTGAAAGCGAAGTAATAAGACATAGAGCGCTTCCCTTCGCGGGAAGAATCGCGCGGCAAGTAGAAACTATTTCTCAAGCAATGTTGGAGGAAGTTAATCCTCAAACAGGCGAAATTTACGGAGTTACGATCGAACGATTCCCCACAGCGCTTACGCGTTGTTACGAACAATTATGCCATCAGTTTAGGATGCAATACGATGAATCGGTTGCGAGGTGTGTTTATAATATAGGCATGCGTGCTTTTGAGCCACGATACTATAGACGGCTTGGGCTAGCACCCGGAGCGGAAGCAACTCTTAACGCGTTGCAAGAATACGGCGATGCGCTCACACTGCTTACGCGCGGAGATCCGCGCTGTCAAGCTGAAAAAATTTTAGCACTGCAGCTCAATAGGTGGTTTGGGAGAAATGCCATTTATATTAAGATGAAAAAAACACCAGATGTGTTTAATGAAATTTCGGCTCAATTCTCTACCCACATCGTTGTGAGCGTGGGCAATGCCTATAAGTGGGATGTTGTGCCAGCGCTCGAAGCAAATTGTTTTGGTATCTATATTCCCGGTGAAACATGGGCAGGTGAGGAGTATGATGGTCCACTCGCGCAAACTGAAAAACTTTTTGTTGTTGACGAAATATCCGATGTAGTTGGAACGCGTGAAATCATTCTCGCTCGTGCTAACAACTGA
- the thiI gene encoding tRNA 4-thiouridine(8) synthase ThiI: MIIIHYNEIGLKGGNRKTFENLLAFNIKKALSGVEGLKRINVLQGRIVVEGENEDLAKEKLSKVFGIANFSFVQECKPDLLELKELVWSLAQKESFMTFKIQTRRAQKNFHMTSMDIDREVGAYVQEKSQAKVQMQNPDLTIYIEVVQNRAYVYTKKYAGPGGLPVGSAGRVVSLISSGIDSPVASWKMMKRGCTPAFVHFHSYPQTSRASLENVQNLMRVLEDWSPEPLRLYAVAFLDIQKLISAHAPDKLRVILYRRSMIRIASHIARDLQAHALVTGESVGQVASQTLENIAVIDKASDVPILRPNIGEDKQETIAWARRIKTYDISTQPYEDCCSLFVPLHPETKARIGDVEGAEANLGEEFKKLEAEAIENLETPRG, encoded by the coding sequence ATGATAATTATTCATTATAATGAGATTGGGCTGAAGGGAGGCAATCGTAAAACATTTGAAAATCTTCTGGCGTTCAACATTAAAAAAGCCCTGAGCGGAGTCGAAGGGCTTAAGCGCATTAACGTCTTGCAAGGACGAATAGTCGTAGAGGGGGAGAATGAAGATTTGGCTAAAGAAAAATTGTCAAAGGTTTTTGGCATTGCCAATTTTTCATTCGTTCAAGAATGCAAGCCAGATTTATTGGAACTTAAAGAATTAGTATGGAGTCTTGCGCAGAAAGAATCATTCATGACATTCAAAATACAAACACGCCGGGCGCAGAAAAATTTTCACATGACCTCCATGGATATAGACCGCGAAGTCGGCGCGTATGTTCAGGAAAAATCGCAAGCAAAAGTGCAGATGCAGAATCCCGACCTGACGATATATATAGAAGTTGTGCAAAACCGAGCGTATGTTTACACCAAAAAATACGCCGGCCCCGGCGGGTTGCCGGTGGGGTCGGCGGGGAGGGTCGTTTCTTTAATTTCTTCCGGCATTGATTCGCCCGTTGCCTCATGGAAGATGATGAAGCGGGGATGTACTCCAGCGTTTGTTCATTTTCATAGTTATCCTCAAACCTCTCGCGCATCACTTGAGAACGTACAGAATCTCATGCGCGTTTTGGAGGATTGGTCGCCAGAGCCGCTTCGCCTATATGCGGTAGCGTTTCTTGATATTCAAAAATTAATTAGCGCGCATGCTCCGGATAAATTGCGCGTGATTTTATATCGTCGTTCTATGATTCGCATTGCAAGCCACATTGCAAGAGACTTGCAAGCGCACGCGCTTGTAACAGGGGAGAGCGTTGGTCAGGTGGCGTCACAGACGCTGGAAAATATCGCGGTAATAGACAAGGCGTCAGACGTTCCAATACTTCGTCCGAACATCGGAGAAGATAAACAGGAAACAATCGCGTGGGCAAGGCGTATTAAAACTTATGATATTTCCACCCAGCCATACGAGGACTGCTGCTCACTTTTTGTGCCCCTGCATCCGGAAACTAAAGCGCGTATCGGTGATGTAGAAGGCGCGGAAGCTAATCTAGGTGAAGAGTTTAAAAAGTTAGAAGCGGAGGCGATTGAGAATTTGGAAACTCCTCGAGGCTAA